A part of Larimichthys crocea isolate SSNF chromosome VII, L_crocea_2.0, whole genome shotgun sequence genomic DNA contains:
- the LOC104926455 gene encoding porphobilinogen deaminase isoform X1 — protein MEEGPYKYIREGNGKVSRVIRIGTRKSQLARIQTDSVAAKLKELYPDVHSEIVGMTTTGDKILDTALSKIGEKSLFTKELENALERNEVDLVVHSLKDLPTTLPPGFTIGAVLKRESPHDAVVLHPKHRGQTLDTLPENSVIGTSSLRRAAQLKKRFPHLDFKDIRGNLNTRLKKLDEKDDFAAIILAAAGLKRMGWENRISQILEPEDCMYAVGQGALAVEVRARDADILEMVSVLHHPDTVLRCIAERAFLRQLEGGCSVPVAVHTEVKDSQLYLTGAVYSLDGSDSLKETMQTSIATAAADKILEEVDERVQRVGVTASKISGEAQDGAERLGVDLAKLLLSKGAKEILTVARQLNDAR, from the exons ATGGAGGAAGGACCTTACAAGTACATCAGG GAGGGGAATGGAAAAGTTAGTCGGGTCATCCGGATTGGAACCCGCAAGAGCCAG tTGGCTCGTATCCAGACCGACAGCGTCGCGGCCAAGTTGAAAGAACTGTACCCGGACGTCCACTCGGAAATAG TTGGCATGACGACGACCGGAGACAAAATCCTCGACACAGCTTTATCGAAG ATCGGAGAGAAGAGTTTGTTCACCAAAGAGTTGGAGAATGCTCTGGAGAGGAATGA ggTCGACCTGGTAGTTCACTCACTGAAAGATCTTCCCACCACTCTGCCTCCAGGATTCACCATCGGGGCTGTGCTCAa GAGAGAGAGCCCCCATGATGCAGTGGTCCTTCACCCGAAACACAGGGGCCAAACTCTCGACACTCTGCCAGAAAACAG tgtgatCGGCACTAGTTCACTGCGCCGGGCTGCTCAGCTGAAGAAGAGATTCCCTCACCTGGATTTCAAAGACATT CGTGGAAACCTGAACACGCGTCTAAAGAAGCTGGACGAGAAAGACGACTTTGCTGCCATCATCCTGGCTGCTGCCGGACTCAAGAGAATGGGCTGGGAGAACCGGATCAGCCAG ATCCTGGAGCCTGAAGACTGCATGTATGCTGTTGGACAG gggGCTCTGGCAGTGGAGGTTCGGGCACGAGATGCAGACATCCTGGAGATGGTGTCTGTCCTCCATCACCCTGACACTGTGCTGCGCTGCATAGCCGAGAGAGCCTTCCTCAGACAGCTg GAGGGGGGCTGCAGTGTTCCAGTAGCTGTTCACACCGAGGTGAAGGACTCCCAG ctctACCTGACGGGGGCGGTGTACAGCCTAGATGGATCAGACAGTCTGAAGGAAACCATGCAGACGAGCATCGCTACTGCTGCCGCCGACAAG ATCCTAGAGGAGGTGGACGAGCGGGTTCAGCGAGTGGGTGTCACAGCCAGCAAGATCTCGGGTGAAGCCCAGGACGGTGCTGAGCGGCTGGGGGTCGACCTGGCCAAGTTACTGTTGAGCAAAGGAGCCAAGGAGATCCTGACGGTGGCCAGGCAGCTTAATGACGCCAGATAA
- the LOC104926455 gene encoding porphobilinogen deaminase isoform X2, giving the protein MSGEANSPEGNGKVSRVIRIGTRKSQLARIQTDSVAAKLKELYPDVHSEIVGMTTTGDKILDTALSKIGEKSLFTKELENALERNEVDLVVHSLKDLPTTLPPGFTIGAVLKRESPHDAVVLHPKHRGQTLDTLPENSVIGTSSLRRAAQLKKRFPHLDFKDIRGNLNTRLKKLDEKDDFAAIILAAAGLKRMGWENRISQILEPEDCMYAVGQGALAVEVRARDADILEMVSVLHHPDTVLRCIAERAFLRQLEGGCSVPVAVHTEVKDSQLYLTGAVYSLDGSDSLKETMQTSIATAAADKILEEVDERVQRVGVTASKISGEAQDGAERLGVDLAKLLLSKGAKEILTVARQLNDAR; this is encoded by the exons GAGGGGAATGGAAAAGTTAGTCGGGTCATCCGGATTGGAACCCGCAAGAGCCAG tTGGCTCGTATCCAGACCGACAGCGTCGCGGCCAAGTTGAAAGAACTGTACCCGGACGTCCACTCGGAAATAG TTGGCATGACGACGACCGGAGACAAAATCCTCGACACAGCTTTATCGAAG ATCGGAGAGAAGAGTTTGTTCACCAAAGAGTTGGAGAATGCTCTGGAGAGGAATGA ggTCGACCTGGTAGTTCACTCACTGAAAGATCTTCCCACCACTCTGCCTCCAGGATTCACCATCGGGGCTGTGCTCAa GAGAGAGAGCCCCCATGATGCAGTGGTCCTTCACCCGAAACACAGGGGCCAAACTCTCGACACTCTGCCAGAAAACAG tgtgatCGGCACTAGTTCACTGCGCCGGGCTGCTCAGCTGAAGAAGAGATTCCCTCACCTGGATTTCAAAGACATT CGTGGAAACCTGAACACGCGTCTAAAGAAGCTGGACGAGAAAGACGACTTTGCTGCCATCATCCTGGCTGCTGCCGGACTCAAGAGAATGGGCTGGGAGAACCGGATCAGCCAG ATCCTGGAGCCTGAAGACTGCATGTATGCTGTTGGACAG gggGCTCTGGCAGTGGAGGTTCGGGCACGAGATGCAGACATCCTGGAGATGGTGTCTGTCCTCCATCACCCTGACACTGTGCTGCGCTGCATAGCCGAGAGAGCCTTCCTCAGACAGCTg GAGGGGGGCTGCAGTGTTCCAGTAGCTGTTCACACCGAGGTGAAGGACTCCCAG ctctACCTGACGGGGGCGGTGTACAGCCTAGATGGATCAGACAGTCTGAAGGAAACCATGCAGACGAGCATCGCTACTGCTGCCGCCGACAAG ATCCTAGAGGAGGTGGACGAGCGGGTTCAGCGAGTGGGTGTCACAGCCAGCAAGATCTCGGGTGAAGCCCAGGACGGTGCTGAGCGGCTGGGGGTCGACCTGGCCAAGTTACTGTTGAGCAAAGGAGCCAAGGAGATCCTGACGGTGGCCAGGCAGCTTAATGACGCCAGATAA
- the LOC104926454 gene encoding histone H3.v1-like isoform X1: protein MRRAEHHIMSQTADTEPPRWPIAPDGYIPNSVIRSWKRKGKGFAKMDSCNDNFSALLYMDEASDEDEDMNSRIFWLTDDDEEEEKEETEKEDEKKNKKQKVEKTEVGVKAREDEKKEKKQDKMDRSVSRPIAIHENEHQPLRELREDVKLPETITPPQKYVSVTNKQTPFTSLIKKDDKMDRSVLAKQSYNSSGPPVERSAVSADTVIPKQELRASLYIPPTEPTNLTSHPLMAPPPSQEKPQPQPITDKRFLLSSTKYSNIKKQEQLPLDRKVLDLFKKIKTSSCLGKLSTTAQRPPASKGRHSSVQTNTGRVSMKGSEFRSTPSTIQTHSVRNISPECPNHPLCSDYPAQSAQTATAATEHPVMSGQLAATITSHLRVVQNIQTKDTLELGSFHFHHVIPLPSRHSFITSNPCGKTLYGRLQFDWIREPEGDKLLLVSGVKIKHTAHKVSVKTGL, encoded by the exons ATGAGGAGGGCTGAACATCACATCATGTCACAAACTGCTGACACAGAGCCTCCAAGATGGCCCATAGCTCCAGATGGATATATCCCAAACTCTGTGATCCGAAGCTGGAAGCGGAAGGGAAAGGGATTTGCCAAGATGGACTCTTGTAATGACAACTTCTCAGCTCTTCTTTACATGGATGAAGCaagtgatgaggatgaggatatGAACTCAAGAATCTTCTGGCtcacagatgatgatgaagaggaagaaaaggaagagacagaaaaggaggatGAGAAAAAGAATAAGAAACAAAAGGTGGAAAAAACTGAGGTGGGGGTAAAGGCAAGGGAggatgagaagaaagaaaagaaacaagacaagatGGATAGAAGTGTTTCTAGACCGATTGCCATTCACGAAAATGAACATCAACCGCTGAGAGAGCTGAGGGAGGATGTGAAGCTTCCTGAAACTATTACACCTCCACAAAAGTATGTGTCTGTGACCAATAAACAGACACCGTTCACTTCATTAATAAAG aaggatgACAAGATGGATAGAAGTGTCCTTGCAAAGCAGTCCTACAACTCCAGTGGTCCTCCAGTGGAAAGATCTGCGGTATCTGCCGATACTGTCATCCCAAAACAAG AACTCAGGGCATCTTTGTACATACCACCTACAGAGCCCACAAACTTGACTTCTCATCCCCTGATGGCTCCCCCTCCAAGCCAAGAGAAACCTCAACCCCAACCAATCACAGATAAAAGGTTCCTTCTGTCTTCAACCAAATAcagcaacattaaaaaacaagaacagctGCCCCTTGACCGAAAAGTCTTGGATCTCTTTAAGAAGATCAAAACGAGTTCATGCCTTGGAAAACTGTCAACCACTGCTCAGCGCCCTCCTGCTTCTAAGGGCAGACACTCCTCCGTTCAGACTAATACTGGGAGGGTCAGTATGAAAGGGTCTGAATTTAGGTCAACACCATCCACTATTCAAACTCATTCTGTTAGAAATATCAGTCCTGAATGTCCCAATCACCCACTCTGTTCTGATTACCCTGCACAATCTGCTCAAACTGCTACGGCTGCTACAGAGCATCCAGTCATGTCTGGTCAACTTGCAGCAACCATCACCTCACATCTGAGGGTGGTACAAAACATTCAGACAAAAGACACCCTAGAGCTGGGCTCTTTTCATTTCCACCATGTGATCCCGTTGCCTTCCAGACACAGCTTCATCACTTCGAATCCCTGTGGAAAAACTCTATATGGAAGGCTGCAGTTTGACTGGATAAGGGAACCTGAGGGCGACAAGTTGTTGTTAGTGTCGGGGGTTAAGATCAAGCATACTGCTCACAAGGTTTCAGTGAAAACAGGACTTTGA
- the LOC104926454 gene encoding uncharacterized protein LOC104926454 isoform X2: MRRAEHHIMSQTADTEPPRWPIAPDGYIPNSVIRSWKRKGKGFAKMDSCNDNFSALLYMDEASDEDEDMNSRIFWLTDDDEEEEKEETEKEDEKKNKKQKVEKTEVGVKAREDEKKEKKQDKMDRSVSRPIAIHENEHQPLRELREDVKLPETITPPQKYVSVTNKQTPFTSLIKKRRMTRWIEVSLQSSPTTPVVLQWKDLRYLPILSSQNKNSGHLCTYHLQSPQT; the protein is encoded by the exons ATGAGGAGGGCTGAACATCACATCATGTCACAAACTGCTGACACAGAGCCTCCAAGATGGCCCATAGCTCCAGATGGATATATCCCAAACTCTGTGATCCGAAGCTGGAAGCGGAAGGGAAAGGGATTTGCCAAGATGGACTCTTGTAATGACAACTTCTCAGCTCTTCTTTACATGGATGAAGCaagtgatgaggatgaggatatGAACTCAAGAATCTTCTGGCtcacagatgatgatgaagaggaagaaaaggaagagacagaaaaggaggatGAGAAAAAGAATAAGAAACAAAAGGTGGAAAAAACTGAGGTGGGGGTAAAGGCAAGGGAggatgagaagaaagaaaagaaacaagacaagatGGATAGAAGTGTTTCTAGACCGATTGCCATTCACGAAAATGAACATCAACCGCTGAGAGAGCTGAGGGAGGATGTGAAGCTTCCTGAAACTATTACACCTCCACAAAAGTATGTGTCTGTGACCAATAAACAGACACCGTTCACTTCATTAATAAAG aaaagaaggatgACAAGATGGATAGAAGTGTCCTTGCAAAGCAGTCCTACAACTCCAGTGGTCCTCCAGTGGAAAGATCTGCGGTATCTGCCGATACTGTCATCCCAAAACAAG AACTCAGGGCATCTTTGTACATACCACCTACAGAGCCCACAAACTTGA